AGCGGCCGAACGAGACGTCCGACGTGGTGGCCACCGTGCGCTTCCTCGCGGGGGAGGGCGGTCGGAACATCACGGGGCAGGAGATCGTGGTGGATGGGGGGGTGATCGTCTGACAACCCGGACGAACTCGAAAGCACCCGTCATCCCGGCCTGCGCCGGGGTGACCGTTTATCTTTCGTGAGGCTCAGCCCGCCACCTGCCGCCCGCCATGCAGGTGGAACGGCGACTTCCCCACCCCGCAGCAGAACGCACTCACCCACGGCCGCATCGCCTGCGCCAGGTTCCGGCCCTCGGCGTTCAGCGCGTCGAGCCGGTCGGCCGCGGCCTGGGCCTCGCGGCGCAGCGCGGCCTCGTCCACCGTCAGCACCTTGCCGCCGGCCACCACCACCTCGCCGCCGACGAGCACACGGTCGATCGCCGCGCCGTTCTCGCCGTGCACCACCTGGCGCACCGCGTGTCGCAGCGGCACGTAGATGGGCTGGGACAGGTCGAGCAGCACGAGGTCGGCCTCGCGGCCCGGGGCGATGCGGCCGAGGCGGTCGCCCCAGCCGAGCGCGTGGGCGCTGCCTTCGGTGGCCATGTGCAGCGCCTCGGCCGCGTCGATCCAGCGGTCCTCGTCGGCGCTCATCACGCGCGAGAGGAAGGCGGCCAGGCGCGTGGCCTCGAAGAGGTTCTGGGTGTCCGACGTGTTCGCGCCGTCGCTGCCCACGCCCACGCGCAGGCCCCGTTCAAGCATGCGCCGCACCGGCGCGATGCCGGAGCCCAGCCGCAGGTTGCTCAGGGGGTTGTGGATCGCGGTGACGTCCGCCTTCGCAAGGATCTCGATGTCCTCGTCGCCGATCCAGATGGCGTGGGCCGTGCTCAGGCGCGGGCCCAGCAGGCCGATGTCGGCGAGGTGCGCGACGAGGCTCTTGCCGTAGCGCTGCTCGCCGAACACCGCCTGCATCTTGCTTTCGGCCAGGTGCGTCTGCATCGGCAGGTTCCAGGTCTCGGAGAGCCGGGCGCAGCCGCGCATGAACTCGTCGGAGCAGTGCAGCGGGATCGTGGGGGCGATGCCGAGGCGCACGCGCGACGGATCGAACGGCCAGTCGCGCGCGGCGGCGTCCACCGCGGCGAGGTTGTCGGCCGGCGACGCGCCCTTCAGCGCGGCCGCGCCGGCGCGCAGCGGCTCGGGGAGCGAGGCCAGCAGTTCCGGGTAGGCCTGGTACAGCGTGCGGTCGGCCAGCATCGGTGAGACCACCGCGCGGATGCCGAGGCGCGCGTAGGCGCCGGCCACCGCGTGCAGGCCCTCGACGGTGGGCAGCGGGAACTGCGTCGTCATGTCGAAGAGGGCCGTGCAGCCCTTGCGCAGCAGTTCGACCCCGGTCAGCGTGGCGCTGAGCGCGAGGTCGTCGAGGCCGCGGTGCCCGTTGATGGCGGGCGATGCGGCAAGGAACCCTTCGAGCGCGACGTCTTCCACGGCACCGCGGCCGAGGCCGCCGTGCGCGTGCGTGTGGCCGTTGACGAGGCCGGGCATCACGAGGCGGTCGGTGGCGTCGAGGCGTGGCACGGCGGCGTCGACCCCGGAGGCGCCGGGGGAGGTGAGCGCCTGGACGAGACCGTCCTCGACGAGGATGTCGGCGTGGCGCGGCGCGCTGGACGCGTCCGTGACGACCAGGCCCCCTTCGATCAGCAGGCGGCCCTTCACAGCGAGAACTCCACGTCCTGCGCACCTTCCCACAGCGTCTTCACGCCCAGCGCGCGCAGGTTCTCCTTGCCTTCGACGATGGTGAGGAAGTGGTTGCCCGCGAGCTGCCCCATCTTGCTGGAGAAGCTGCAGCTGCCGTACGCGAGGATGATCTCGGTCTCGCTGTAGCCGCCCGGGTAGAACAGGATGTCGCCCACCGACGGGTGGCTCGTGTGGTTCTCGTAGCCCACGCCGAGTTCGAAGTCGCCCATCGGGATCCAGCAGCCTTCGCCGCTCCAGCGCACGTGGATCAGCTTCTGCCGGTACGGCAGCAGCTTCAGGAAGGCGGCGACGGTCTTCGGGGCGTCGGGGTGGGTCTCGGCGACGAAGCGGTGGCCGCCGGCGGTCATCTGGATGCGTGTCATGGGAATTCTCTTCAGGAACCGGGTTGTCCGATCCACTTGGTGACGGTGGGGGCCTGCCAGGCGGCGAGGGCGTCGAGCAGGGCGGCGGGGTCGGGTTCGATCACCATCATGTCGCGGTGTTCCGGCTTCATGAACCCCTCGTCCGTCGCGGTGGCGAGCAGCGCGCGCAGCGGCTCGTAGAAGCCGCGCACGTTGAGCACGCCGCAGGCCTTGGTGTGGTCGCCCAGCTGCGTCAGCGTGGCGGCTTCCAGCAGCTCTTCGAGCGTGCCCAGCCCGCCGGGCAGCGCGATGAAGGCGTCGGCGAGGTCGGCCATGCGGGCCTTGCGTTCGCGCATCGACACGGCCACCTCGTGGGCGGTGAGCTTCGGATGCAGGTGGCCGCGGTCGAACAGGCGCTGGTTGATCACGCCGGTGACCCGGCCGCCGGCCTCGAGCACGGCGTCGGCCACCACACCCATCAGGCCCTTGGTCGTGCCTCCGTAGACGAGGCCGATGTCCCGCGCGGCCAGCGTGCGGCCGAGGGCGGCGGCGGCCTCGGCATAGGCCGGGGACACGCCGAAGTTGGAGCCGCAGAACACGGCGACGGTTGTCAGTGCAGTCATGTGCGCATCATCCCATCGCCAGGTCGTTCTTGCGCTGCGCCCAGCCGGTCATCCGCAGTTCCACCCACGACGAGATGGCGTACAGGATGACGCCCAGCACCGCCAGGATCACGAGACCGGCGAACACCATCGGCACGTCGAAGTTGCCGCTCGCGATCATCATCAGGTTGCCGATGCCCTTGTTCGAGGCCACCGTCTCGGCGAGCACCGTGCCGACGAAGGCGAGCGTGATCGCGATCTTCAGCGACGCGAACAGGTACGGCAGCGCGCGCGGCAGCGACACGTTCCACAGGATGTCGCGCTTCTTCGCGCCCAGCACCTTCAGCACGTCCTCCAGCTCCGGTTCGGTGTTGGCGAGGCCGGTGGCCACGTTCACCACCACGGGGAAGATGCTGATGACCATCGACGTGAGGATCGCGGGCACCGTGCCCGAGCCGAACCACACGACGAAGATGGGCACCACGGCCACCTTCGGGATGCTGGAGAACCCGACGAGCAGCGGGTAGGCCACGTCGTACGCGGTGCGCGACGAGCCGATCAGCAGCCCGAGCAGGATGCCGATCACCACGCCGAGCGCGAAGCCCGCGAGCGTGGTGTTGAGCGTCTGCACCGCGTGCGGCCACAGCAGCGGCAGCTTCTCGTACAGCACGTGCGCGATCTGCGAGGGGCGGGGCAGGATCAGGTCCGAGACGCCGCTCGCGACGCAGGCCATCTCCCACAGCACGAAAAAGCCCACGAGGGCGGAGGTGGACAGCAGGCGTTGCCGCAGCTTGGGGGACATCGCGGCGCTCATGCGGCCACCTTCTCGGGTTGGGTGGGAACGAGCGCCACCGGTGCCGTGCGCGCCTCGGCGATGCGCATGCGCAGCGCCTGCACGAGCGATGCGAACTCGGGCGCGTAGCTCATCTCGAGCGTGCGCGGGCGGGGGAAGTCGACCGCGCGGTCTTCGAGGATGCGGCCCGGGCGCGAGGTCATCACGCAGATGCGCGTGGCGAGGTACGCGGCTTCGCGCAGGTCGTGGGTCACCAGCAGCACGGTGGGCTTCTTGTCGAGCCACAGCTGCTGGGTCAGCGACCACAGCTCCTCGCGCGTGAACGAATCCAGCGCACCGAACGGTTCGTCGAGCAGCAGCAGCTGGGGTTCGTGGATCAGCGCACGGCACAGCGAGGCCCGCTGCAGCATGCCGCCCGACAGCTGCCACGGGCGCTTGTCGCCCATGCCGGCCAGACCCACCTGCGCGAGCAGCGCCTCGGCGCGTTCGGCGTATTCGCCGCGCTTCTTGCGCGCGTAGTCCTGCCGGAAGGGCTCGACGATCTTCAGCGGGATCATCACGTTGTCGCGGATGTTGAGCCACGGCATCATCGTCGGATTCTGGAACGCGAGGCCGATGCGCACGGCGCCCGCGGGGCTCTCGCGGCCCGCCACGATCAGTCCACCGGAGCTGGGCTGCAGCAGCCCGGCCACGAGCTTCAGGATGGTGGACTTGCCGCAGCCGCTCGGCCCCACGAGGGCCACGAACTCGCCCTGCTCGATGCGCAGGTCGGTCGACGAGAGGGCCAGCGTGCCGTTGGCGCCGTAGCGCACGGTGACGTCGGCGAGGTCGATGATCGGTGAGGTCATGCGGGGTCTCCGAGGTGAAGGATGGCGGCCACCGGGCCGCCGCCGGCGGGGCCCTGGTGTTCGGCGCCGCCGGACACGTACAGCGCGGTGTGGCCGGCGAGGGACGCCAGCACGCCGCCCACCGCCGCGCGGGCGTGGCGCGTCGCGTTGATGTCCGAGTCGTTGAGCATCGTGTGGCGTTCGCCGCGCACCCGGCCGTCGGGGCTCGCCTCGGCCTTGGCCAGCAGGTTGACGAGGCGGCCGGGTTCGCCGAATGCGGCCAGCAGACCCGACACGGCCCGGCCGTCGATCGCGTCGCTCATCACCGTGTGGGCGATGCGGTACGGCGACGCGGCGCCCGCGGCCTCGCCGAGCACGATCACCACGTTGTGGTCGAGTTCGATGCCGGCCGACGCCGACGCCCGGCCCGAGTACAGCGAGAAGTCGCGCAGCACCACGTCGTCGGTGACGGCGTCGCGCGGCACCTCGCGCAAGGCCACCGCGATGCCCAGCGACGAGGCGCCACGCGAGTAGCCCATGGATTCGTAGGTGTCGCGCGTGACCGGCTCCAGACCGGTATCCACCGACCGCTGGACGGCGGAGGAAGTCAGCAGCGGGCACTTGACCTGCACGAAGTGCACGTCGGCGGCCGTGTCGATGCCGGCCTCGCGCATCGCCTCGCGCACGGCCTCGGCCGTGGCGTCCACCTGCGCGGCGCGGCCCAGCTCGTGGGGTGCGAAGTCGCGCGTCTGCGCGGTGCCGATCACGAGGCGCTTGGGACCGGCCGGCGCGGGGCCGTCGATCCAGCGCCGCGTGAAGACGGTGAAGTGGGGGGACAGCACACCCTCGGTGCCCCCCGACATCACGAGCGCCACGCGTTCGCCGGCTTCCGTGGGAGAACACCCGAGCTGGCCGGCCAGCCAGTGGCACCACGCCACGCTCGCGTACTCGCGCGTGTGATCGTTGACGCAGCCGTTGCCCTCGGTTTTCCCCATCACCGCGACGATGTCGGCGGCCACGAGCCGACCCGCGTCCGCCAGGGCCTGAACCCCGGACAGATCGCCAGGCCCGCGGCACGGCACCCGGCACACCTCGACGGCCTGATGCCTCATGTGAGGTCCCCGTTGGTGAACTTCGCCACGTCGGCGCGCGGCGCACCTTCGGGTGTGGCCAGCACGGCGCTGATGCGGTGTTCGGTGTTGCGCGGGCGCGGCGTGGGCATGCGCTGCACGGTCTTGATCGACTTGCCCCAGCCGGCAGCATCTTCCACCAGCTTGCCGTCGCGCATCACGAAGCGGCCGCGCACCAGCGTGTGCAGCGGGTGGCCCATCACCGGACGGCCGTGCCACGGCGAGATCTTGCTGATCGACTGCAGCTTGCCTTGCGACAGGATGCCCTTGGCGTTCATGTCGACGATCGCGATGTCGGCGTCGGCGCCCGGCGCGAGCACACCCTTCGTGCCGTACAGGCCCCACGCCTTCGCCGGCGCCACCGCGCTCCACTTGACGTAGTCCATCAGCGAGGCACGCTGGCGGTTCACCTCGGTCAGCATGATCGACATCTGGGTCTCGACGCCGGGGAAGCCGCAGTCGCAGGCCCAGATGCTCTCGCGCGTCTTTTCCTCTGGCGTGTGGGGCGCGTGGTCGGTGGCGATCATGTCGATCGTGCCGTCCATCAGCGCGTCCCACAGCGGCTGGTGGTGGCGTTCCTCGCGGATGGGCGGGTTCAGGCGCAGGATGCCACCCAGGCGGGTCATGTCGCCGGTGTGCAGCAGCAGGTACTGCGGGCAGGTCTCCACCGTCACATCGACGCCGCGGCGCTTCGCGTCGCGCAGCACGAACAGCGAGTCGGCCGCGCTGTGGTGGGCGATGTGCACACGGGCGCCGGTCCATTCGGCGAGTGTCAGCACGCGCCCGATGGCCTCGATCTCGGCGACGGCCGGGCGCGCGGCGAGGTGCGCCCACGCGTCGTTGCGGCCGGCGGCTTCGAGGCGGCCCTGGCGGCGGGCCATGATCGACGAGTTCTCGGCGTGCACCACGGTGCGGATGCCCAGCGGCGCGAGGATCTCGAACCCTTCGAGCAGTGCGCCGTCGGTGGGCGCGGGCAGGTTGCCGAAGGTGTTGCCGACGAAGGCCTTGAAACTCGTGGCGCCGGCGTCCAGCAGGTCCTCCAGCCGGTCGATGGTCTCGTCGCCCAGCAGCGCGTGGATGCCGAAGTCCACGTACGACGCTTCGGCGGCGCGCAGCTTCATCTGCAGCGCCTCCACGGTGCCGGTGGCCGGCTTCGTGTTGGGCATGTCGAACACGGTGGTCACGCCGCCGCAGGCCGCGGCGGCCGAACCGCTCTTCCACGTCTCCTTGTGCGGATAACCCGGGTCGCGGAAGTGCACATGGCTGTCGATGGCGCCGGGCAGCAGGTGCAGGCCGTCGGCGCGCAGTTCCGTCCTGGCCGAGGGCATCAGGTCGTCGTGGCCGATGGCGACGATGCGGCCGCCGTCGATGGCGATCGACGCGTCGATGATCTGTTCGGGCGAGACGATCTTGCCGCCCCGGATGACGAGGTCCACGTTGCTCATGTCGTCGTCTCCTTCAGAGCATGGCCCAGCCGCCGTCGACCGGGAGGTCGACGCCGGTGACCTGGCGCGAGACGTCGCTCGCGAGGAACAGGCAGGCGTTGGCGATGTCCTCGTCCTGCGACACGCGCTTGAGCGCGTAGTCGGCCGCGTGGCGTTCCATCGCTTCCTCGAGCGTGATGCCGAGCTTCTTGGCCATGTTCGCGCAGACCTTCTCGCGGAAGCGCGGGCCGTCCACCATGCCGGGGGCGACGCAGTTGACGTTGATGTTGTGGGGGCCGGCTTCCAGCGCGAAGCTCTTCGTGATGCCGCGCAGGCCCCACTTCGAGGCCGAGTACGCGGTGCGGCCGGCGCGGCCGCGCATGCCGAAGGTGCCGCCCACGTTGACGATCTTGCCGCTCTTGCGCGCGATCATCGACGGCAGCACGGCGTGCATCGTGTTGAAGCAGCCGGTCATGTTCAGCTCGACGATTTCGTTGAACTCGGCCGCCGTGGTTTCCCAGCCGGTCTTGCCGATGGGGCCGGAGCCGCCGGCCACGTTGACCAGCACGTCGATCTGGCCGAAGGCCTCCAGCGCGTGTTTCGCGAGGGCCTCGGTCTGCGTGTCGTCGGTCAGGTCGCAGGCCACCACGACGGCGGGCACGCCCATCGCGCGGGCCTCGGCGGCCACCGGTTCGATCGCGGCCGTGTCTCGGCCGGCCAGCACGAGCTTGCAGCCTTCCTCGGCGAAGGCGAGCGTCACCGCGCGGCCCATGCCCTTGGCGGGGCCGGTGATCACCACCACCTTGTCGGTCAGTTTCAGTTTCATGGCGGGGAGTCCTTTCAGAGTTTGCTGGCGCGGTCGGCGCGGGCCGGCAGGAAGCTGCGGTCGAAGACCTCGGCGGCGGTGGGCGTGCGGGCCAGCTGGTTGGCTTCCACCACGACACCGATCGAACGGGTCAGGCGGGCGGTGTCGATGTCGCCGAGGCCGATCTTCGCGATCTCGGGGTGGTTCATCTCGTCCTTCAGCGTGGCGGCGAGGCGGTCGCGCTCGATGTCGCGCTTGAGCAGCGGCTCGCGTTTCATCACCGAATCCATCGCCATCTCGGGGTTCGCGAGCGAGTCGTTGATGGCGCGGTTCAGCGCCTTCAGGAAGCCGGTGACGGCCTTCGGGTTCTCCTTCACGAACGCGCGCGAGAACACCACGGCGTTCGAGTACAGGTCGAGGCCGTTGTCGCCGTAGTTGATGAAGCGCAGGTCCTTCTCGGGGTCGAGGCCCACGAGGCGGGCGCTGAACGCGATGGTGTTGATGTAGCCGAACACGCCGTCGACCTGGCCGCGCATCAGCATCTGCTCACGCAGGTTCGGGGCCATGTTGCTGATCGAGACCTTGCTCGGGTCCACCTTCGCGGCCTTCGCGAACGCGGGGAAGAGCTTGAGCGCGCCGTCGTTGGCCGGGGCGCCGAGCGTCTTGCCTTCCAGGTCCTTCGCAGTGCGGATCGGGCTGTCCTTCTTCACGACGATGGTGAAGGGCGGGGTGTTGTAGAGCATGTATACGGCCACGGGCGCGTCGGCCGGGCGCTTGGCCGCGAGGTCGATCACCGCGTTGATGTCGCCGAAGCCGGCCTGGTAGGCGCCCGCGGCCACCTTCGTGATCGACGCGGCCGAACCCTCGCCCTGGTCGATCGTCACGTCGAGGCCCTCGGCCTTGAAGTAGCCCTTGTCCTGCGCGACGAAGAACCAGGCCTGCGGGCCCTGGTACTTCCAGTTCAGCACGACCTTGATCGGGGTGTCGGCGAAGGCGACGGCGGGGAGCATCGCGGCGGCGGTGGCGAGGGCGGTCAGCCAGCGGACGGGTTTCATCGAGTTTCCTTTCGGGAGGAGGGCTTGGGGGTGCGCACGAGGGCGGGGATCAGCGAATCGGCGGAAGCCACGAACCCGTGGAGCTTCTCGACGAGGAAATGGATGGCGCGCGTGACGTACGCGGGCGACGGGGTGCCGCACGCGTCCTTCAGCAGCACGCAGTCGTAGCCGAGGAAGGCCGCGTCCTGCAGCGTCGAGAACACGCAGCGGTCGGTGTTGACACCCGCGAACAGCAGCGTCGTGATGCCTTGCTGGCGCAGGATCGAGTCGAGCTCGTTGTCCCAGAAGCCGCTCAGGCGGTGCTTGAACACGGTGATGTCGGCCGGGTCGACGGGCAGGTCGTCCACCACCTGCGCGCCCCACGAGCCGGGCACGACGCTCGGGCCGTGGTCGAGTGGCGAGACGTCGCCGTAGCCCACGCCGGGCTGGCCGTCGGCGCCGGGGCGCGAGGCCTTGAACTGCACGAGCGGGCTCAGGTTCAGCGTGTCGGCGCGGACGCCCCAGTTGAGCCACACCACCTGGCCACCGGCATGCCGCCATGCGGGCAGCAGTTCGGCGATCGTCGGGATCGGCTTGCGCGTGGCCTTCATCGACACGCCCTTCTGGCCGAACCAGCCCTCGGGGTGGCAGAAGTCGTTCTGCATGTCGACGACGATCAGCGCGCTGCGCACCACGTCGATCTCGACCATGTCGTCCTGCGTGGCGAGCCGCACCGGGCGAGGCGTGCGGGCCTCGCGCACGAGGCTCACGCCGTCGGGCGACCACGTCCACGCGTTGTGCGGGGCGGGGCCGAAGCGCAGGCGGTCGTTCATTTCAGGCGCAGCTGGCGGTCGGCCAGCGGGGGCAGGAAGCGGCGGTCGAACACGTCGGACGGAGCCGGCGCACGCGCCAGCTCGAAGGCCTCCTTCACCTGGCCGATGGCCAGGCGCAGGCGTTCGTCGTCCACGTCACCCACGCCGCGGCGCGCGGCCTCGGGCGTCAGCACCACGTTCTGCAGCGCGTAGAGCAGGCGGCGCTTCTCGATCGCCTTGTTGACCAGCGGCTCCTGCTTCGCGAGGGCCTCGATCGCGGCATCGGGGTCGGCGACCGTGTCGCGCAGGCCCTTGTGGATCGCGCGCACGAGGCCGGCCACGGCCTCCGGCTTGTCCTTGAGCAGCTGCGGCGACACGAGCACGCCGTTGCCGTACAGCGCGATGCCGTTGTCGGCGTAGTGGAACCAGCGGATGTCCTTGTCGGGGTCGACGCGCTGCGCCACGAGGTTCATGTAGGCCGTGACCGAGAACACGGCCGAGGCGTCGACCTGGCCCTGCAGCAGCATCTGCTCCTGCAGGTTGGGCGCCATGTTCGTCCACGACACCTTCGTGGTGTCGATGCCGCTGCGCTCGGCGAGCGCCGGGAACATCTTCATCGCGGCGCCGCCGGCCGGCGACCCGACGTTGCGGCCTTCCAGGTCCTTCAGCGAACGGATGGGCCCCGAGGCCTTCGCCATGATCGCGAACGGCGCGCGGTTGTAGATCATGTAGACCATCACGGGCACGTTGGGGCGCGACGCGGCGGCGTTCTGCACGATGGCGTTCAGGTCACCGAACGCGGCCTGGTACGTGCCGGCCATCACTTTCGTCACGGCGCTCGCCGAGCCATCGCCCTGGTCGAACGATACGTCGACCTTCTCCTGCGCGAAGTAGCCGCGTTCCTTCGCGAGGAAGTACCACGCGTGGATGCCCTGGAACTTCCAGTCGAGCACGAACTTGATCGGGGTGGTTTCCTGCGCGCGGGCCGGCGCGCCGGCGAGCAGCGCGGCACAGGCCAGCAGGGAACAGAGGACTCGGGACATGGGGACTCCGGCGGTGGCAAGTGGTCGGTCTCTTGCACCCTGCGTGCCGGACAGCGTGTCCGCGCCATGCCGTTTTCGCGATGCACCGTTGCCGATGCGGCAACACGAGGCCGGTTCTCATGGGTGGCGGCGCACGGGGGTGATGTCGCGGACGGGGCCTGGAACGGGGCACTGCAGCGTCCGGAGCCCAATCGTGACCGCTCCGCCGCGTGCGGTCCGCGCGCGAACGTGCGCCAAAAGGGCGCGCCGCCGCACGGTCCCGTGGCACACGCACCGTTGCGGATCAGGCGCGGAATCGCGGTCGACCGTTGCCGCCTCGGCAACACCCGGCACCGAACCTGCTTGGGCCCGGTTCCATGAACCACCTCCGCTTCCTGCGCTACGTCGACGAGGTCGCGCGCGCCGGCTCCATCCGCCAGGCGGCCGAACGCCTGCACGTGGCCCCGTCCGCGGTGAACCGCCGCATCCTCGACCTGGAGGACGAACTCGGCACGCCCATCTTCGAGCGCTTGCCGCGGGGCATGCGGCTCACCACGGCCGGCGAGCTCTTCGTGCGGTACATCCGCGGGCGCACCGCCGAGCTGGACGAGGTGCGCTCGCAGATCGAGGAGCTGAAGGGCCTGCGGCGCGGCCGCGTGAGCCTGGTCGCCAGCCAGGCGCTCGCGCCCGCGCTGCTGCCGGCGGTGGTCGCCCGCTTCCGCGACGCCCATCCGCTCGCGGGCTACGCGGTGCGCATCGGCGACCACCACCAGGCGCTCGAGGCGCTGCGTGCGTACGATGCCGACCTCGCGCTCGTCTTCAACCTCGCCCCCGAGGCCGACATCGAAGTGCTCGCCGCGTTCGACCAGCAGCTGGTGGCCGTGATGCACCGCGACCACCCGCTCGCCGGCCGCACCGGCGTGCGCCTGCGCGACTGCGCGGGCTACCCGCTCGTGCTGCCCAACCGCGACATCGCGGGCCGCCAGCTCATCGAGCAGTTCCTCGCCCGCAGTTCACTGAAGCTGCAGCCGATGGTCGAGAGCAACTCGTTCGAGTTCCTGCGCGGCTGCCTGTACCACGGGCAGGCCATCACCTTCCAGATCGCGGTGGGGGCAGTGACGGACGGCGGCGAGCTGGTCACGCTGCCGCTGGAGGACCGCCAGTTCCCGCACGGCCGCCTCGTGCTCGCGCGTTTGCGCGGGCGTCAACTGCCGGTGATCGCGCATGCATTCGGGGAACACCTGATGGCGGCGTTGCAGGAGATGGACATGGCGCCGGCAGAGGCGTGACACCGGTTCCGAATCGTCGGAACTGACGATACGCACGGGGACCCCGGATGACGATCTTCCTGCCCTGGCTCGGACCGATGGGTATCGGACGCTGGGCCCATCCAAGGGAGATCTCCGATGAGTTCACAACACCC
This genomic stretch from Piscinibacter gummiphilus harbors:
- a CDS encoding amidohydrolase family protein gives rise to the protein MKGRLLIEGGLVVTDASSAPRHADILVEDGLVQALTSPGASGVDAAVPRLDATDRLVMPGLVNGHTHAHGGLGRGAVEDVALEGFLAASPAINGHRGLDDLALSATLTGVELLRKGCTALFDMTTQFPLPTVEGLHAVAGAYARLGIRAVVSPMLADRTLYQAYPELLASLPEPLRAGAAALKGASPADNLAAVDAAARDWPFDPSRVRLGIAPTIPLHCSDEFMRGCARLSETWNLPMQTHLAESKMQAVFGEQRYGKSLVAHLADIGLLGPRLSTAHAIWIGDEDIEILAKADVTAIHNPLSNLRLGSGIAPVRRMLERGLRVGVGSDGANTSDTQNLFEATRLAAFLSRVMSADEDRWIDAAEALHMATEGSAHALGWGDRLGRIAPGREADLVLLDLSQPIYVPLRHAVRQVVHGENGAAIDRVLVGGEVVVAGGKVLTVDEAALRREAQAAADRLDALNAEGRNLAQAMRPWVSAFCCGVGKSPFHLHGGRQVAG
- a CDS encoding DUF3830 family protein yields the protein MTRIQMTAGGHRFVAETHPDAPKTVAAFLKLLPYRQKLIHVRWSGEGCWIPMGDFELGVGYENHTSHPSVGDILFYPGGYSETEIILAYGSCSFSSKMGQLAGNHFLTIVEGKENLRALGVKTLWEGAQDVEFSL
- a CDS encoding LOG family protein; amino-acid sequence: MTALTTVAVFCGSNFGVSPAYAEAAAALGRTLAARDIGLVYGGTTKGLMGVVADAVLEAGGRVTGVINQRLFDRGHLHPKLTAHEVAVSMRERKARMADLADAFIALPGGLGTLEELLEAATLTQLGDHTKACGVLNVRGFYEPLRALLATATDEGFMKPEHRDMMVIEPDPAALLDALAAWQAPTVTKWIGQPGS
- a CDS encoding ABC transporter permease, with translation MSPKLRQRLLSTSALVGFFVLWEMACVASGVSDLILPRPSQIAHVLYEKLPLLWPHAVQTLNTTLAGFALGVVIGILLGLLIGSSRTAYDVAYPLLVGFSSIPKVAVVPIFVVWFGSGTVPAILTSMVISIFPVVVNVATGLANTEPELEDVLKVLGAKKRDILWNVSLPRALPYLFASLKIAITLAFVGTVLAETVASNKGIGNLMMIASGNFDVPMVFAGLVILAVLGVILYAISSWVELRMTGWAQRKNDLAMG
- a CDS encoding ABC transporter ATP-binding protein; translated protein: MTSPIIDLADVTVRYGANGTLALSSTDLRIEQGEFVALVGPSGCGKSTILKLVAGLLQPSSGGLIVAGRESPAGAVRIGLAFQNPTMMPWLNIRDNVMIPLKIVEPFRQDYARKKRGEYAERAEALLAQVGLAGMGDKRPWQLSGGMLQRASLCRALIHEPQLLLLDEPFGALDSFTREELWSLTQQLWLDKKPTVLLVTHDLREAAYLATRICVMTSRPGRILEDRAVDFPRPRTLEMSYAPEFASLVQALRMRIAEARTAPVALVPTQPEKVAA
- the atzD gene encoding cyanuric acid amidohydrolase codes for the protein MRHQAVEVCRVPCRGPGDLSGVQALADAGRLVAADIVAVMGKTEGNGCVNDHTREYASVAWCHWLAGQLGCSPTEAGERVALVMSGGTEGVLSPHFTVFTRRWIDGPAPAGPKRLVIGTAQTRDFAPHELGRAAQVDATAEAVREAMREAGIDTAADVHFVQVKCPLLTSSAVQRSVDTGLEPVTRDTYESMGYSRGASSLGIAVALREVPRDAVTDDVVLRDFSLYSGRASASAGIELDHNVVIVLGEAAGAASPYRIAHTVMSDAIDGRAVSGLLAAFGEPGRLVNLLAKAEASPDGRVRGERHTMLNDSDINATRHARAAVGGVLASLAGHTALYVSGGAEHQGPAGGGPVAAILHLGDPA
- the allB gene encoding allantoinase AllB, with protein sequence MSNVDLVIRGGKIVSPEQIIDASIAIDGGRIVAIGHDDLMPSARTELRADGLHLLPGAIDSHVHFRDPGYPHKETWKSGSAAAACGGVTTVFDMPNTKPATGTVEALQMKLRAAEASYVDFGIHALLGDETIDRLEDLLDAGATSFKAFVGNTFGNLPAPTDGALLEGFEILAPLGIRTVVHAENSSIMARRQGRLEAAGRNDAWAHLAARPAVAEIEAIGRVLTLAEWTGARVHIAHHSAADSLFVLRDAKRRGVDVTVETCPQYLLLHTGDMTRLGGILRLNPPIREERHHQPLWDALMDGTIDMIATDHAPHTPEEKTRESIWACDCGFPGVETQMSIMLTEVNRQRASLMDYVKWSAVAPAKAWGLYGTKGVLAPGADADIAIVDMNAKGILSQGKLQSISKISPWHGRPVMGHPLHTLVRGRFVMRDGKLVEDAAGWGKSIKTVQRMPTPRPRNTEHRISAVLATPEGAPRADVAKFTNGDLT
- a CDS encoding SDR family NAD(P)-dependent oxidoreductase, which gives rise to MKLKLTDKVVVITGPAKGMGRAVTLAFAEEGCKLVLAGRDTAAIEPVAAEARAMGVPAVVVACDLTDDTQTEALAKHALEAFGQIDVLVNVAGGSGPIGKTGWETTAAEFNEIVELNMTGCFNTMHAVLPSMIARKSGKIVNVGGTFGMRGRAGRTAYSASKWGLRGITKSFALEAGPHNINVNCVAPGMVDGPRFREKVCANMAKKLGITLEEAMERHAADYALKRVSQDEDIANACLFLASDVSRQVTGVDLPVDGGWAML
- a CDS encoding ABC transporter substrate-binding protein; the encoded protein is MKPVRWLTALATAAAMLPAVAFADTPIKVVLNWKYQGPQAWFFVAQDKGYFKAEGLDVTIDQGEGSAASITKVAAGAYQAGFGDINAVIDLAAKRPADAPVAVYMLYNTPPFTIVVKKDSPIRTAKDLEGKTLGAPANDGALKLFPAFAKAAKVDPSKVSISNMAPNLREQMLMRGQVDGVFGYINTIAFSARLVGLDPEKDLRFINYGDNGLDLYSNAVVFSRAFVKENPKAVTGFLKALNRAINDSLANPEMAMDSVMKREPLLKRDIERDRLAATLKDEMNHPEIAKIGLGDIDTARLTRSIGVVVEANQLARTPTAAEVFDRSFLPARADRASKL
- a CDS encoding cysteine hydrolase family protein — its product is MNDRLRFGPAPHNAWTWSPDGVSLVREARTPRPVRLATQDDMVEIDVVRSALIVVDMQNDFCHPEGWFGQKGVSMKATRKPIPTIAELLPAWRHAGGQVVWLNWGVRADTLNLSPLVQFKASRPGADGQPGVGYGDVSPLDHGPSVVPGSWGAQVVDDLPVDPADITVFKHRLSGFWDNELDSILRQQGITTLLFAGVNTDRCVFSTLQDAAFLGYDCVLLKDACGTPSPAYVTRAIHFLVEKLHGFVASADSLIPALVRTPKPSSRKETR